In a single window of the Luteibacter rhizovicinus DSM 16549 genome:
- the cyoA gene encoding ubiquinol oxidase subunit II, translating into MKMLRGLLIPALILLLSGCDAVLFSPSGDIARQQRDLIIISVVLMLIIIIPVIAMTFLFAWKYREKNKNHDDYAPDWNHSTVLELLIWSAPLLIIIALGAITWTSTHKLDPYRPLDQIGASRPVAEGVKPLVVEVVALDWKWLFLYPEQGIATVNEMAAPVDRPIEFHITASNVMNAFFVPAMAGMIYAMPGMETKLHAVMNKTGDFEGISANYSGAGFSDMRFRLHSLSDGDFDAWVAKARADGNTLSREDYLKLEQPSEREPVHYYKTVAPGLYNAILNRCVESNRMCQSDMMAIDQQGGQGVVGTYNVTSLDAATRSRLGVADDGKRYVGALCAARGATGAAMTPAGRPL; encoded by the coding sequence ATGAAGATGTTGCGCGGATTGCTTATCCCCGCCCTGATCCTGCTCTTGTCGGGCTGCGATGCCGTGCTGTTCTCGCCCTCCGGCGACATTGCCCGCCAGCAGCGTGATCTCATCATTATTTCCGTGGTGCTGATGTTGATCATCATCATCCCGGTGATCGCGATGACCTTCCTGTTCGCCTGGAAGTACCGGGAAAAGAACAAGAACCACGACGACTACGCCCCGGACTGGAACCACTCCACCGTCCTGGAGCTGCTGATCTGGTCGGCCCCGCTGCTGATCATCATCGCGTTGGGCGCCATCACCTGGACCAGCACCCACAAGCTGGATCCGTATCGCCCGCTGGACCAGATCGGCGCCTCCCGCCCGGTCGCCGAGGGCGTCAAGCCCCTCGTGGTCGAAGTCGTGGCGCTGGACTGGAAGTGGCTGTTCCTCTATCCGGAGCAGGGCATCGCCACGGTCAATGAAATGGCCGCGCCGGTCGACCGCCCGATCGAGTTCCACATCACCGCCTCCAACGTCATGAACGCGTTCTTCGTTCCCGCCATGGCGGGCATGATCTATGCCATGCCGGGCATGGAGACCAAGCTCCACGCGGTGATGAACAAGACCGGTGACTTCGAAGGAATTTCCGCCAACTACAGCGGCGCCGGATTCTCGGACATGCGTTTCCGCCTCCATAGCCTGTCCGATGGTGACTTCGACGCCTGGGTGGCCAAGGCCCGCGCCGATGGCAACACCCTGAGCCGTGAGGACTACCTCAAGCTCGAGCAGCCCAGCGAGCGCGAACCGGTGCACTACTACAAGACCGTGGCGCCTGGCCTGTACAACGCCATTCTCAACCGGTGCGTCGAATCGAACCGCATGTGCCAGAGCGACATGATGGCGATCGACCAGCAGGGCGGTCAGGGCGTGGTGGGCACCTACAACGTCACTTCGCTCGATGCCGCCACCCGCTCGCGCCTGGGTGTCGCCGACGACGGCAAGCGCTACGTGGGTGCGCTTTGCGCTGCCCGCGGCGCCACCGGCGCAGCGATGACACCTGCCGGACGTCCGCTCTGA
- a CDS encoding MFS transporter: MSSISHAHHNAAEGAEQDVRRQHETSHAPVAPGEIAVGVVIGRASEYFDFFTYGIASVLVFPSVFFPFLSQLDGILAAFAIFSLAFIARPLGTTLFMAIQRNWSRSTKLTAALFLLGTSTVCIAFLPANTSHGYAVIVILSVLRFLQGIALGGSWDGLPSLLSLNAPKDRRGWYAMLGQLGAPIGFLIAASLFLFLHTQLSTEDFFSWGWRYPFFVAFAINVVALFARLRLVVTEEYTQLLEERELEPIGIIEMVTAQGYNLFIGAFAALASYALFHLVTIFPLSWIALNRSQDINDVLVVQLIGAFLAILGTMASGVIADKFGRRNTLGSMAVLIALFAIASPWLLGGAKVAQDAFLLIGFALLGLSYGQAAGTVTANFAKRYRYTGAALTSDFAWLFGAAFAPLVALGLSTRFGLGAVSVYLLSGAACTLLALRINKALETDRSKPAV; the protein is encoded by the coding sequence ATGTCGAGCATTTCACACGCCCATCACAATGCCGCGGAAGGCGCCGAACAGGATGTCCGCCGCCAGCACGAAACCAGCCACGCCCCCGTCGCCCCCGGCGAAATCGCGGTGGGCGTCGTCATTGGCCGTGCCTCGGAATACTTCGACTTCTTCACGTACGGCATCGCGTCCGTCCTCGTCTTTCCGTCGGTGTTCTTTCCGTTTTTGAGCCAGCTGGACGGCATCCTCGCCGCCTTCGCCATCTTCTCGCTCGCGTTCATCGCCCGCCCGCTCGGCACCACGCTGTTCATGGCCATCCAGCGCAACTGGAGCCGGAGCACCAAGCTGACCGCGGCCCTGTTCCTGCTGGGCACGTCCACGGTCTGTATTGCGTTCCTGCCGGCGAACACGTCGCACGGCTACGCGGTCATTGTGATTCTCTCGGTGCTGCGCTTCTTGCAGGGCATTGCGCTCGGCGGCTCCTGGGACGGCCTGCCGTCCCTGCTTTCGCTGAACGCCCCGAAGGACCGCCGGGGCTGGTACGCCATGCTCGGCCAGCTGGGCGCGCCGATCGGCTTCCTGATCGCCGCCTCCCTGTTCCTGTTCCTGCATACCCAGCTGTCGACGGAAGATTTCTTCAGCTGGGGCTGGCGCTATCCCTTCTTCGTCGCCTTCGCCATCAACGTGGTGGCCCTTTTCGCCCGCCTGCGCCTGGTCGTGACCGAGGAATACACCCAGCTGCTGGAAGAGCGCGAGCTCGAGCCCATCGGCATCATCGAAATGGTGACGGCCCAGGGTTACAACCTGTTTATCGGCGCCTTTGCGGCCCTGGCCAGCTATGCCCTGTTCCACCTGGTCACGATCTTCCCGCTGTCATGGATCGCCCTGAACCGCTCGCAGGACATCAACGATGTCCTGGTAGTGCAGCTGATCGGCGCCTTCCTGGCGATTCTGGGCACCATGGCGTCGGGCGTCATCGCCGACAAGTTCGGTCGCCGCAACACCCTGGGCAGCATGGCCGTGCTGATTGCCCTGTTCGCCATCGCCTCGCCCTGGCTGCTCGGTGGCGCCAAGGTGGCACAGGACGCCTTCCTGCTGATCGGCTTCGCCCTGCTCGGCCTGTCTTACGGCCAGGCGGCGGGTACGGTCACGGCGAATTTCGCCAAGCGCTACCGCTACACCGGTGCCGCCCTGACCTCCGACTTCGCCTGGCTGTTCGGCGCGGCCTTCGCCCCGCTGGTGGCCCTGGGCCTGTCGACCCGCTTCGGTCTGGGCGCGGTGAGCGTTTACCTGCTCTCGGGCGCGGCCTGCACCCTGCTGGCCCTGCGTATCAACAAGGCGCTGGAGACGGACCGGTCCAAGCCGGCCGTCTGA